One genomic segment of Brassica napus cultivar Da-Ae chromosome A3, Da-Ae, whole genome shotgun sequence includes these proteins:
- the LOC125595150 gene encoding protein BOLA4, chloroplastic/mitochondrial-like yields MATTLMATTRPYVLLSSTRASLHLLFQSPKRPFASFLSTLSCAAAARSSSSRCLSAVLSRGETAAPSSSIFGKGVSGFGVVDIRSRGFSARSSQINDAGSIDQTLMQSMELKIKEQLNAESVSVKDMSGDGRHVCINVVSSAFEGQSAVNRQRMVYKAIWEELQNVVHAVDQMTTKTPSEV; encoded by the exons ATGGCGACTACCTTGATGGCGACAACACGTCCGTACGTTCTTCTCTCCTCCACTAGAGCGAGccttcatctcctcttccagTCTCCAAAGAGACCCTTCGCTTCGTTTCTATCAACTCTCTCATGTGCCGCCGCCGCGAGAAGCTCCAGCTCGAGATGTTTAAGCGCCGTTTTGTCTCGCGGAGAGACTGCTGCGCCGTCTTCGTCGATTTTCGGCAAAGGAGTTTCTGGGTTTGGTGTCGTGGACATTCGCAGCCGTGGGTTCAGTGCTAGATCCTCTCAAATCAACGATGCTGGGTCTATTGATCAAACCCTTATGCAGTCCATGGAGCTAAAG ATCAAAGAACAGTTGAATGCAGAGTCAGTTTCTGTCAAGGATATGTCTGGAGATGGACGTCATGTTTG CATCAATGTGGTATCATCGGCTTTTGAGGGACAGTCTGCAGTGAACAGACAAAGGATGGTCTACAAAGCCATTTGGGAGGAGCTTCAGAACGTTGTTCATGCCGTTGATCAAATGACAACAAAGACTCCTTCTGAAGtttga
- the LOC125591212 gene encoding uncharacterized protein LOC125591212, whose translation MDQRRRGDPRIYIVTLLFLSCILSGGVLLGLYLHQHDPNPLFLQAGMFFVCVPWLFWLLAYVYSCVLKPCAVSVSKKSVTSFDPEKGEEKNNKNVSENAMPASDPVAEAEPSEKANSH comes from the coding sequence ATGGATCAGAGAAGAAGAGGTGATCCAAGAATATACATCGTCACTCTTCTGTTTCTGTCATGTATCCTCTCAGGAGGAGTCCTTCTCGGACTTTACCTCCACCAACATGATCCGAATCCTCTGTTTCTGCAAGCGGGTATGTTCTTCGTTTGTGTCCCTTGGCTCTTCTGGCTCTTGGCTTACGTTTACTCCTGCGTCCTCAAGCCTTGCGCGGTCTCTGTGAGCAAGAAGAGCGTTACAAGTTTTGATCCGGAGAAAGGCGAGGAGAAGAACAACAAGAATGTGTCGGAGAATGCAATGCCAGCTTCAGATCCTGTGGCTGAGGCCGAGCCGAGTGAGAAAGCCAACTCTCATTGA
- the LOC106386510 gene encoding RING-H2 finger protein ATL52 has product MGSMSNPNPWSPYDSYNDCSQGVCNIYCPQWCYLIFPPPPPSFLDDEDEDSPSSFSPLLIALIVTLVTAFILVSYYTLVSKYCRRPSRETSSDGRNITESNSNAVAGDGLNDALIKSITVYKYKKGDGHVDGSDCSVCLSEFEEDESLRLLPKCNHAFHLPCIDTWLRSHSNCPLCRAFVTGINNPITQSNAVHPIATESVNRGGGGAAEVNLTAAGYDHRTGDSVVVVEDLEIGLRSQPPEEQRDATKDEEDPPPRIRRSVSLIADVLREIDDEVSAGVGTSQQRQREEDGDGEGKTPKSSMGMKRSVSTGRFIFSRHDRARNYSLPN; this is encoded by the coding sequence ATGGGTTCAATGTCAAACCCCAACCCATGGTCTCCATACGACTCCTACAACGACTGCTCTCAAGGAGTCTGCAACATCTACTGCCCGCAATGGTGCTACCTAATcttccctcctcctcctccttccttCCTCGACGACGAAGACGAAGACTCTCCCTCATCCTTCTCCCCTCTCCTCATCGCCCTCATCGTGACCCTCGTCACCGCCTTCATCCTCGTCAGCTACTACACTCTCGTCTCTAAATACTGCCGCCGCCCCAGCCGCGAAACCTCCTCCGACGGCCGTAACATTACTGAATCCAACTCCAATGCGGTGGCTGGAGATGGTCTCAACGACGCTTTGATTAAATCGATAACGGTTTATAAGTACAAAAAGGGAGATGGACACGTGGACGGTTCTGATTGCTCGGTTTGTTTGAGTGAGTTCGAAGAGGACGAGAGCTTGAGGCTGTTGCCGAAGTGTAACCACGCGTTTCACCTACCGTGCATCGACACGTGGTTGAGGTCTCACTCTAACTGCCCTCTCTGCCGCGCTTTCGTCACCGGAATCAATAATCCGATAACCCAATCCAACGCCGTTCATCCGATCGCGACGGAGTCTGTTAATCGCGGCGGAGGAGGAGCCGCGGAGGTTAATTTAACCGCGGCGGGTTACGATCACCGAACCGGTGACTCGGTAGTCGTCGTCGAGGATCTGGAAATTGGATTGAGATCGCAACCACCGGAGGAGCAGCGAGACGCGacgaaggatgaagaagatccTCCGCCGCGGATTCGGAGATCGGTGTCGTTGATCGCTGATGTACTGCGGGAGATTGACGACGAAGTATCTGCCGGAGTCGGGACTTCACAGCAGCGGCAGCGAGAGGAAGATGGAGATGGCGAAGGAAAAACGCCGAAGAGTTCAATGGGGATGAAGAGATCGGTATCGACGGGAAGATTCATCTTCTCGAGGCACGATCGAGCTAGAAATTACAGTTTACCCAATTGA
- the LOC125575047 gene encoding glycine-rich protein A3-like, with product MGEDQNNHNDKGIFHHLAGFAAGHYPPHGNHGYGHHGYGAPHPYPPPPPPHGYPPAAYPPHGGYPPAGYPPAGYPPAGYPPAGYPPHGYPGPSHSGHHHGGMGAMLAGGAAMAAAAAGAHHMSHHGHYGHHHGHGFSHGYHGHGKFKHGKFKHGKFGKHGMFGGKHKGKFFKKWK from the exons ATGGGAGAGGATCAGAATAATCACAATGACAAAGGAATCTTTCACCACTTAGCTGGATTTGCTGCCGGACACTACCCACCTCACGGTAATCATGGTTATGGTCATCACGGTTATGGAGCTCCTCATCCATACCCTCCTCCCCCTCCTCCTCATGGCTATCCACCAGCTGCTTATCCTCCACACGGTGGTTACCCTCCAGCCGGTTATCCTCCAGCTGGTTACCCTCCAGCCGGTTACCCTCCAGCTGGTTATCCACCTCACGGTTATCCCGGTCCATCTCACTCTG GACACCACCACGGAGGTATGGGAGCGATGCTAGCGGGTGGAGCGGCTATGGCAGCTGCAGCAGCTGGTGCTCACCATATGTCTCACCACGGACACTATGGTCACCACCATGGTCACGGCTTTAGCCACGGGTATCATGGACACGGTAAGTTCAAACACGGCAAGTTCAAGCACGGGAAATTCGGGAAGCATGGCATGTTTGGTGGGAAGCACAAGGGGAAATTCTTCAAAAAATGGAAGTGA
- the LOC106386513 gene encoding chromo domain-containing protein LHP1-like, whose product MSDTPLDSNTQNMEGAGVKNDAGEADTAVETVGGTGDEGGRGGTIPGEIGDDRRTEDVEEKEDEEEEEEGKEDGSKVAEEFYEVEAIRHKRVHKGEVQYLIKWKGWPETDNTWEPLENLQSLSASIDAFEKRLKKADKKRKSQYGGSNSQSKKKQQQPLTSTPPDASERTDPTLNELRGPPVINSDGAGSSQEGGEGIGSEGDNARTNGLLEGKRKEKSGVRGAKRRKSIAKKYTIPDETTTSNNQPTTATDQNETPNLDIVRIIKPVEVITSITNNVQDSLVTFSVQRADGEEVTVDNKFLRAHNHHLLLDFYEQHITYNSES is encoded by the exons ATGTCAGATACGCCTTTAGACTCGAATACTCAAAACATGGAAGGGGCAGGTGTTAAGAATGACGCTGGTGAGGCGGATACGGCGGTGGAAACTGTCGGAGGAACTGGTGACGAAGGGGGACGTGGAGGGACAATTCCTGGCGAGATAGGTGATGATAGGCGTACGGAGGATGTGGAAGagaaagaagacgaagaagaagaagaagagggcaAAGAGGACGGGTCAAAGGTGGCTGAAGAGTTCTACGAAGTTGAAGCTATCCGTCATAAGCGAGTTCACAAA GGTGAGGTGCAGTATCTGATCAAATG GAAAGGATGGCCTGAAACTGATAACACCTGGGAGCCTCTAGAGAATCTGCAGTCTCTTTCTGCTTCTATAGATGCATTTGAAAAACG TTTGAAGAAGGCTGATAAGAAGCGGAAGAGCCAGTATGGAGGTTCTAATTCTCAGTCGAAGAAGAAGCAGCAGCAACCGTTAACATCTACACCACCTGATGCTTCTGAGAGAACCGATCCGACACTCAACGAGCTAAGGGGACCACCAGTCATCAACAGTGACGGTGCGGGGAGTTCCCAAGAGGGAGGAGAAGGCATCGGATCTGAGGGTGATAATGCAAGAACAAATGGCCTTCTCGAGGGTAAGCGTAAGGAGAAGAGTGGTGTCAGAGGTGCTAAGCGGAGGAAGAGTATTGCGAAAAAATACACGATACCAGATGAAACCACAACAAGTAACAATCAGCCAACAACAGCTACCGATCAGAACGAGACACCAAACTTGGACATCGTGAGGATCATCAAGCCAGTGGAGGTTATTACTTCTATAACAAACAATGTACAAGACTCGTTGGTAACTTTCTCGGTGCAGAG GGCTGATGGGGAGGAAGTAACGGTTGACAACAAGTTTCTCAGGGCTCATAATCATCATCTG CTGCTTGATTTCTACGAGCAACATATCACATACAACTCCGAAAGTTAA
- the LOC125595180 gene encoding AAA-ATPase At5g17760-like — protein sequence MFFSKDLPSPTSFFTAYASMAGYMMMIRSMAHQLIPGPVQDFIYSSLHSLLFRSTSTTLTLTIDDDNMGMHNEIYQAAQTYLSTKISPEAARLRISKGHRDKHVNLYLSDGETVNDVYQNVELKWRFVTDRGDKKGDDDGRSEYFELSFDKKHKDLILNSYIPHVESKAKEIRDERRILMLHSLSSLRWESVILEHPSTFKTIAMEDELKRDVMEDLDRFIRRKDYYKKVGKAWKRGYLLYGPPGTGKSSLVAAMANYLKFDVYDLQLASVMRDSDLRRLLLATRNRSILVIEDIDCAVDFPNRLEQQQPGEGKNCGDSQAPLTLSGLLNFIDGLWSSCGDERIIIFTTNHKDRLDPALLRPGRMDMHIYMGHCTFQGFKTLASNYLGLNDTTMPHRLYPEIERLMDGEVITPAQVAEELMKSEDADVALEGLVNVLEKMRFKANELSPVLKKKESRLERDEMRARPDTEGSPRKNSKRIKKLVLFWT from the exons ATGTTTTTCTCCAAGGATCTTCCATCACCTACATCGTTTTTCACAGCTTACGCATCAATGGCTGGTTACATGATGATGATACGATCAATGGCTCACCAGCTGATCCCAGGCCCTGTCCAAGATTTCATTTACTCTTCTCTACACTCTCTGCTCTTCCGTTCTACGTCCACAACTTTGACTCTAACCATCGACGACGACAACATGGGCATGCACAACGAGATCTACCAAGCCGCGCAGACTTATCTCTCGACCAAGATCAGTCCAGAAGCAGCCAGGCTCAGAATCAGCAAAGGCCATAGAGACAAACATGTCAACTTGTACCTCAGCGACGGAGAAACCGTCAACGATGTGTACCAAAACGTGGAGTTAAAATGGAGGTTTGTCACAGACCGAGGAGACAAGAAAGGCGATGACGACGGTAGAAGCGAGTACTTCGAGCTGAGTTTCGACAAGAAACACAAAGACTTGATCTTAAACTCTTATATTCCTCACGTAGAGAGCAAAgctaaagagattagagacgaGAGGAGAATCTTGATGCTGCATTCTCTCAGCAGTCTCCGATGGGAATCAGTTATATTAGAGCATCCTTCAACTTTCAAAACAATAGCTATGGAAGATGAGCTCAAGCGTGACGTCATGGAGGATCTTGATCGGTTCATTAGAAGGAAAGATTATTACAAGAAAGTAGGGAAAGCTTGGAAGAGGGGTTACCTGTTGTACGGACCACCGGGAACTGGGAAGTCTAGTCTGGTTGCGGCTATGGCTAATTACCTCAAGTTTGATGTCTATGATCTTCAGCTGGCGAGTGTGATGCGTGACTCTGATCTAAGGAGGCTATTACTCGCGACACGTAACCGGTCGATTCTTGTGATTGAAGATATCGATTGTGCGGTCGATTTTCCCAACAGGTTGGAACAACAACAGCCTGGTGAAGGCAAGAACTGTGGCGACTCTCAG gCACCTTTGACGTTATCGGGGCTGCTGAATTTCATAGACGGGTTATGGTCAAGCTGTGGAGACGAGCGCATTATAATATTCACAACGAACCATAAAGATAGGCTTGACCCGGCATTGCTACGTCCAGGTCGTATGGACATGCACATATACATGGGACATTGTACTTTTCAAGGTTTCAAGACCTTAGCCTCTAACTACTTAGGCTTAAACGACACCACAATGCCACACCGTCTTTACCCGGAGATCGAGCGATTGATGGACGGGGAAGTGATTACACCAGCACAAGTGGCAGAGGAGCTGATGAAAAGCGAGGATGCTGATGTGGCGCTTGAGGGTTTGGTGAATGTTTTAGAGAAGATGAGGTTTAAAGCTAATGAACTGAGTCCggttttgaagaagaaagagagtagATTGGAGAGGGATGAGATGAGAGCAAGGCCTGATACTGAAGGTTCTCCTAGGAAGAACAGcaaaagaatcaagaagctTGTTCTGTTTTGGACCTAA